Below is a window of Lytechinus variegatus isolate NC3 chromosome 4, Lvar_3.0, whole genome shotgun sequence DNA.
CTACTGTGTACTGCAAACACGGCCTTTGTTGCACAATAACcttgcatcattatcatctgAAAATTCATGTTTGCTTTTCAGCTTATGGGTATTAGATTATGCAGTAGATGTGTTTTAATTTATTGCAGTTTTCTTTTGGTTCTCCATGGGTTTAAAGATAAAGTCATTAACATCCTGTTTAATGTGTTTCTGTGTTTATTTTTCAGTGTTTATATGAATCAAGGTGCAGAGAGCAGAAAAGAGGTGTCTTTTGCATTGTAAGTACAAAGGGTCTTACATTGGAAGGTTATTGTGAAGCTCCCTTTTCCCTCCATTCCAttgatttcaaattgaaatataatttagTTCATAAGTATATCATGTGTATTAAGTAAAGGTTCAAGAAATCTATCATAAAAAAGTgacagaagagaagaaagaatgatgaggaagaagaaaaggaaaaaatgaaaagaatgaaaaaaaaggaagaggaaaacATGAATAGATGTGAAGcagtgagatatttttttttgaaagaaattgacatcagtttaaccctaaaaagactgggggggggctgattcagcccccccttgacatttttcgcgataaatctgcagcgcaaatttttttgaccgcgtcgctcactgactttttactttcaagtttcgcgcaacttttgagaccaaaattgtgacccccgggtacgcggttccaaaattacgcaacatttcgtaagtgcatgcagacccaaaattactcaaaaacgtgaatttgtgtacaaatccaatgcaaatagtgttcttagccaaaattcataaatgtatcattatttttccttttactgcctaaaatcaattaattttatctcttttatggtcaaaataaagtccccgacaatttccattgaaaaaacaataaaaaacaaaaagtcgaaaaacaaagaaatacataagaaatttagaaaacaatagaatacataagaaaataaatgtgattttgattttttttaaaatcaatttgatcaaatgcctatctagagtatgtgaaacaaaaattagcatttcaggggcattattttattaattagagcaaacttatgattttacgcataaattagcataattaatgagacatgagatattttgcagaatttgatgttatagttttgtagataatgccatgggtaacgcgtgtgccaattttcgtcgcgatcgcgcgatcgacggccgagatcataagggggggctgaatcagcccccccccccccagtcttcttaggcgtcgaaatagcccagtctatttagggttaaaaaaaGGATAGCATTGATGACAGTGTAAGAAACAAAATTCATGCTCtaagaataataaatattttggtCAAGTTATCCGTCATGAAATATGTGAAACATTTAGTTGGCTATCATTTTGATGCAATTCCTTTAACAATATCAAGATTCTTTTCTATACTTCTATTTGCAAGTAcagccttcttttttttgctgttAGTAATCATGAAATTTGTGATTGTCAtacatataattatcatcattattatttctatacAGTGATGCAGCTAGTACGGTCCCCGACAACCAAACAGAGCAGGGGGATACAACTCGCCTCTCTACCACCGCCATGATGACCACTGCCATGGCAACGACCCCATCTAAATCCATCCTGAGTGGGGCGTCGTCACCCACCAAGAGGAGGCGGAATAAGCGACTGGTGGAACCGCCACGCCCCTACACTCCCTGTCATACGAACATCAATATTGATCCAGACGGGGATGAAACAGACAAGTAAGTATGTTTCCAGATTATGGGAAAAAGAATTGACTCAATTCAATGTCGTCAATTTGAAAGTAACCTGGGGTATGATTCACTGAAATCGAAATGAATTTTAAGTGAGATGAAATAagtataatatttttgtttttcatctaaTTTGTGAATGGCCCTCCAGGACTCCTGCATTCACAATTTAAGATCAACTTGAATCAGCCACAATTCTTCATTAGTTCGCCCTTGGCCCCatgattcattttaattcaagtATTGCCTACAAAAAAGCTATTTGAGGAAGGTGAAAGCATTCCATAACAATCCATTAATATTTTGATGGAAACAAATATTTGCAAGTAGAAATGTATGTATAACTATTATATGACTGTTCAATTTGAAGATTTTAGTGATATATCTTCATTGTTTTCTCTTATAGTTGAAGTATAAGAGCATTTAAAGATACTTTCATCTATACCTCTCATCAAAAAGATCTTCATCCATGTATATGAAAgataacataagaaacattgaTTTTCTTTCACATTTCCTAATGTTATACCTgaacaataatttttattattatttatccaggAAAGCCATATTTCGTCAAATGTGTTCAGTGAATTGGATCTTAGAAGCTATGATGATAGAGCCTCCTGCTGCTATGGAGCCCATCAGTAAATGCTGGAAAATTAAATATAGGTAAGGAGCAGCCCCCcttgtaaaaaagtgaaaaaatgtggtttaaaaatataatttgatatttctgtATAGTTCAAATTTATCCTATCGTTGTTCTTGACAGTTTATacttcattgaaagccaaagCAGTTAAGATCTTTGGTTGTTCACACATTGTACatgggttatttttttaatatatatatattttttaacattttgagggcaatttaataataatacataacatttataagGCACTTACGACTGGGACTGGTGTTGCTAAGCACACTCTGTTCTGTTCAATTTACCCTTACCTTTGTAATGTTTTTCCAAAAACGCCCAAGTAAATTATGGTTGGGCACAATCCGAAATTCAGTTTTAAATGAAGAGAAGTTGAAAAGTAGCCTCCTGCCAAAAGACATTGTGCTGGATAAAAGCAATTCCTTGTATTGGCCTgttaaaaactaattttaaGAGAATGATACGAATCTGGAACATCGATTGCCAAAAATTTGAAAGGCAGTGCAACTCCACCTtgttttacattaatttattttagtacatgtataataatacttTTCAGTCAACATTTGCTTAACATACATACTGTACAGTACatcttacatgtacttttatctttgcatcattgtttttgtttgcagGGATATGGAAAACCGATCATATTGTAAAACCACTGTCCAGAGATTAAGAAAAGAGAAGGCTTTAGACACGAGATGGAATGCTTTCATATCGGCCGAGGGTGCTGGTCATCTGGTAAGggtcattttctttcttccactcatacccttttccctttcattAATGTAGAGATGTTTATAAATACTCTTTTCTATTACAAGTTTATTTTGTGCTTGAATGATTGTGTTTTTCTGTTCCATGCCTTTGTTTTCCTCATAGAAATGGATGAGTTCATAACATTTCAATCTCTTTATTTTTATGCTACTCAATAGTAAATTTTACAGATTACCCTGAAGTACATATTgcatgaattaaaacaaaatgctaGTAATGATATTTGTTATGTGATTACtgcatgaaatattttaatttttaatccaTAGCTCATTTTGCTATGCTCCATATTTATTTGTACTGAATATCATTTAGTATATATGTGAGAATTGTTTAGTATGTATGTGTCTTTGTCTCGcatatccccctcccccccccccccccccgaataagTTTATAGTAATTTTAAGTGTCATTATCTTTCAGTGTTACATACATGTTGCATGTTGTTTTCCCATTGTATATTCATGTATCATTCCATTCTCCACTGCTTTCCTCTCTTtgaacccacccccccccccaaacaggCTGGCTTGCCTAATTTATTTCAGGTAAAATGAGTTTTGTGCTCTTCTGTGAATGTGTCAAGACTTGGTTTTCTTTGCACGATACTAACAATTACTTCAACGATTGATAACTTTCAATTATAATATCTGTTTTGCTTTGTGATGGTATTCTCCTAATTTAGTTTGAACTTCTTTCCCAAAAGAGTTTTTACATCCAAGttgcattttcttttccttctcaaATCGTTTGGTACCAAGGATTGAGATGGTGAAAAAAGAGCAATTGATTAAGACTGGGTCCTGTAACATAAATATAAAGTTGGCAATTGTAGGGCTGATTTGTAGaaatgattgcattgattattgtgagTGACTATGATcaattattgataaaatgaaaacaaaatacaaaaaaaaacatgttttatacGATCAGCTAATCAGATTGTAGGATTTcatgttattgcaaatttgttaaattacatttttgtatgaaacaggccccagattcCCAAACTCTATTTTGAgttatttatacaaaaaaaatcatacttctGATGCTGAATATTTAGGTAATTTTCATTCTCTCAACTttgttttctcaattttcttgTGTGTGGGATTTATTTCTACCTGTATGAATGAATCTATGTGTACTTTTTTTgcacaaatattattttcaaaatctgaaTAAAACATTGCAATAAATCATCATTTCACTTGTTGGGAAATATGATGGAATTGGGGCAAGATTTGGGAAAAATTGgtcatttcattattaaatCAAGTGATATAGATGTGCATGCACATTGATActgatacatgtagcttaaaatgtttaaatgaacTATTAGCTTTGCACACCATTCGGTTGATGTTTAGTTTTGTTTGTCACATTGCATGAACATCAATTATTATTGTACAGTATGTTATATCTTCAGAAACATCTTTGTAAATGGTATAATCAAATTTACTTTTGACCCTATTAAGGTCTACAATGGTCCATTAGAGTCATAAATCAAGGACTTTGGGCACTGAATGTACACTGAagtttagtaaaaaaaaaaatgtttgattgtGTTTACCTGTACTTTTAGCTGGGGAATacattatttttactcttatttttctattattttctaGTGCATGAacttaatatttcaaatgtGTTAATGGGTTTGTTTATGGCATCTTTTGTTTACCTTTGATGTTTAAGTATTTGATGTATGCTTGAATCGTCTCAGTTTATTTGCTTGCATGCACCTCTTTTATGTGTTTGTCAAATCAATCACtaatattgatttgtttttattcttatgACAATCTTATACTCTTCTTGAGAGGTGTGACAAACTTTTGGTTTTGtttggatgtttttttttctatcttccTTGGAGTCCTCATTTGATTTTTGCTGTTGTTGATTATTACCATTTACATTTGATTCATTTGTGATGGAATgtaaatatttctttgtcatatGCATATTTTCCACAAAGAGATTAAATCCTTATTGCTgcatatttgtaaaataatttttgccACTATTGtcaatcataacttttaaagtttttggcatttaaaattaaatttgacTGGTGAATTCAATAAACACCTCTTTAAAAACTCTGTAAAGGTCTTTTGGTTATGTTTTGATATCAGTTTGagagaaaacacatttttttctatcagtGTAAAACAATATTCTTGATATCTCTAAAAGTAGTTGTACACTCAATATATCAAGAaacttttaataatttttcaatccatttcataattttttcacttttaaaacagaaatcacGTTCCCCGGCAAGAGGCTTGCTTTCCACTCAAAATTCAGGTTTCTCACGGACGTTGCGTCGTCTCTCCGCAAATAGTACGGCTAACCGAGCGGCATCAGCGATGGGTCAAAGTTCAGTTGACCAAAGCCCTCTCTCGCCAAAGGCTGAAGATACGGCGAGTTCATTCTTAGAGGCTGCAGATAAATGTAAGAATGATTCATAAATTATATCAGATATCTATGATATTCTGCCATATATTATAGAAATGTAGCGTaaacattcgtaattccgaagcttcgttattccgaaggttcggatattccgaaggttcgttaatccgaaagcgaaataaggttcgttgtaccgaaggttcgacaatccgaaacgaaatgaggttcgttgttccaaatgttcgttaatccgaaaacgaaatgaggttcgctgttcatttcgttttcggacaaacgaacctttggaattacgaacctcatttcgttttcggattaccgaaccttcggaatgacgaacctcatttcgttttcggactaacgaaccttcggaattatgactctcatttccttttcggattaacgaaccttcggaattacgccacaaatgttcggattaacgaaccctttttcgttttcggatttatgaacatcgaggtataggcaatttatgtgtttgggaattaagaaccttcggaataaaggaccttcggaattacgaagtgtaaccgaaatATAGATGTATTGACTTAGAAGAAGGGTCAGTAAACTTTTGAATGCAGGGTATATGCTAACATTCACTAACAGGAAGCAAATCTGTGGAATGAGTGTCATTgtcattttttgaaatatatatagatatttgCTTATTTCAGAAGTTGAGGGATATGCAGCTGCAATTCCTTTATAGCATCCTGTAAAGCATACAGAAAAAATCCCAAATCaagaaaaacataattttgaaaaaaatcagagtTGCTTCCTTTTGTCAGAGAATGGCAGTATGGATCTGGAAATTGTTGCAGACAAAATGCTGTGTTTAAACCCAACTCATAGATAACATGTATCGTACGTAAGTCTTAAATGCAGGCTtctgattggttaaaaactgaggtgCGTTTGATTTTTAGAGTAATGTAGAAAAGGGTATTTCAGGGCTTTTGGTAATAGGTTATAATTATGCTCTGATGGTGAAATGAGTAAATTTGACAGTATGatacaatatatttcttttgaaaaacatTACTGTTGTAAGTGCAGCCTTATTCAATTGTTTTGTGATGCACTCATGTTgagaaatttctctttttatacagTGGCTGAAATTCCCGACAGTGTTTCAATACAGGGAGGGGATACACCAGGGAAATTACACAGGTGAGGTATTCAGCTTttagaatttcaagttttatctTCTAAATCTCATTAATGAATTGGTCATATTTATGGCATTTATACTACTTTGATGGATGATTCCATCACATGTATATTTTGCTTAAGGTCTTTGTCAATATGCTCCCATGGAAagctgtatatacatgtaaagtgaAAGATGACATACACATGTTTACAAATGTTACAAACCTGACACCAAACCTCATACTAATAATATGTTTCATTCTCACAACCAAGACTGCTTTTGCAGTGGACAACTGTTAcacttattttgtattttgagagAATTTGATACATGATTACTCTATGAGTATCTCTTGTTTATTATTTGCCATTATATTTCAATACCTTACAGATCTCCCTCTGTGTTGAGTGAAAGAACAGCGACCCCTTCGTCAAAGAGAAGTGGATCAGTTGTCAATAAGTTATCTGTGAGTATTTAATCTGCCTTggacaaaattattatttcatgtagtttcCTGTGTCTGAAGTGAATGAGAATGCATGGTCATTGAAACCGATAAGTTCAATTGGATTAATGACATTGTTTGCTGTTTTTGCAATTCGgggatgttttatttattttttcatctgtAAGTGCCATTTCATGATAAAGGAATGAATACTCTCAAATTCTTCAATGTTGATGAATTGTACCAATATACATATAAAAGAGATAGTAAATATCATTAGATGGTAAATAATGATTGTCAGATAGCATTTTGCAAAGAAACACAATAATGTTCAAAATAGCAAAGAATAGACCAAGGAAAGAAAACTATAAATTATTtcgtaagggggggggggtagtcccGTTAtttgaaagggaaaaaagtatAGTAATTAAAAACTGGTTCAATCCCAGATTTGTAAAGTTTTTTTGAACAATCTTGGATCTATTTATATCACAATAATGAAGACTGCTTTTGGAGCTGCATGAAACAGACAGGTTTCAAACTGGGAGACAAGATTACTCGGGGTAAACTTTTGAAATCATAAAGTGACATTATCGTGCAATGCAGATTTATTGCATGCTGCAAACTTATTTTGTGTGACATTTACAAATGTAGGCtttgaattttgacatttctaggGTAAGGCCACTTTTAAAAGAGGCccaataatatgcaaataatgaatgtttatgagtgcaatagacagaatacttcatgaggtgaaagatgaaaagatTCATTCAACGATGCGTAGCTGAGTTGAATGGatcttttcatttcatcttttactgaatgaagtattctgtctaTTGCATGAATGAAGGAACATTCATTCTTTGGTTATGACACTTTAaactagattatttttcataggAAAATTATCAATTTCGATGCACAATATTATGCCGGGCAAGCTAGGTCTGTTGATTGTTGCTTGTGTCACGTACATTGGATAAAATCGTATGGTTTCAAAATTGAACAATGAATGGATCCTAAATTGCATGGTCGATGACATCATTGTAAAATGGTCTGAAtgatcgatatcaaacaaccaatcaaatgctaAGGATCTATCGAGGTGTCACATAATGTATTATAGCACAGATGGGAATATTAAAAATGGTACAAAAAACATCTAAGGCCAGTGAAATGGGCTATGAGGCCTATCAATGGGACATCCTCGGTCATCgttgttattcttttttcttcttcttcttcatagaAACAAGACCTAGAGGAGAAAGACAAGCAGGAAAGACCAAGGGAGAGACAAGTTAGCACATGGGTGGCTTCTACTAATAGGAAACTACATAGATCACAAAGGTATGAAAAGTCTTATTCTAACCATGGTTGGCTATATTGGAAACTATTTAAAGGAGATAAGATAAAACAATTTTATGTAGGATTCTATTGTGAAAATTTTCTTACAGGCATATAGAAAATTCTGTAGATGCAGTATTTTTTGATATCATAAAAGGAGGgacacaaatttaaaaaaattcaacatgtTGAGAAACACTGATGAGGATAAATGAGTGCCACTTCAAAATGCAATGCAATTATTGTAATGCATTCCATTAGAAAAAAAGAACCAAGGCTCCCATTTTAAAAAGTGTGTCAATTTCAACAAACATATACCATATTTTTCTGACAAGTATTCCACCTTTCACATGTTATTGGAAGGAAGGGAGAACCAAGAAATTTTCCTAAAAGAAGGCATAATATGCAAGTGTGAATTTAAGCAGTGAAATTCTTTCAATTTAATTCCCCTCTTCCAATTTACCTTTAATGATTGTATTTTTCAGTGCTCCAATAAGAAACCAAGAGTTCAAGCCCATCTTTCCAAGCCGAAAGCATCTCTATCTAGCCAAGGAACTCAGAACCCAGTTTGCTGACGTCACTGAAGATCAGGCTCTCATGCTTCATGACAAGCTAGAAGCTATGGAAAAGTGAGTGAAATTAACAAAATCTTgtccaattctttttttttttggggggggattgcCCCATTTGACTGCTTGTAATGAGTTCAAGAGGTTGCTGTCAATAATGATGTCTGACGAATGCTCTCTCACGTTCTGTTTCATGAATTGATGTGAAGTTTTCATTCTTTGGACAGTAACCATGTAAACAGTCAGAAATCAGTTACGCAATATTTTATGCACAATTGGACCATGTTCTTAGTTGCTAAGTCAGCTAACTAGGGAATATTGAGCACAATAAttggtcaccagtcgtgcattaggtaattttataactttaCGAAACACCTGCCAGGTTTGTCACATTTCATCTCTATTAGGTGGTTTTAACAGTTCATTATTACTAATAAAGCCACTTACCATAGGTTTCTGAATTTTTGTGACTTTACTTTACAAACTTTTACTATTTCTACCTTTCCAGGAAACGACTTGAAAGGAGTGAGAATAAGTTCCAGTCGATCCGAACCAATGTCCACATCAGCTCCCAACTGGCCCTGCTCAAAGAGGCTGGGCAGGATAAAGATGAACTGCTAGCGGAAGAAAATAAACGAAAGAAAAAACTGGAAGATGAAAGTAAATGGTGAGTCTGTGGATCAGTACTGGTTGTAATTATATCACTTGTATAGTGCTTTACAATGTTTCttagcgctgcatactattactaTGACTTTAGCTTAGCTATTCTGATCTGGCACTAAGTATTCAAAGAATAACTTCCTACCTGGAAAGGGATAACACTGAGACTTGAATATGTCCTATCATTTACATGGCTGATATTACGGCAGGGTAGTACTACCAGAGGTTGATGCAGGGGGATTGTTGCtgtatagcaaaaaaaaaatcaaatgatttaaGGGAAGTTTAGCCTCTGATAAAGCCCCCATGAAATTACCACTGGTTTGAATATGAAAAGTTATCTGGAATGAACAGAAGCAAGAAAAACGCCCCTATAACCATTCTTTACCTTGGTTTGTTATAACGACCCCCCCTCCATCTTATGAAAATCTTTgttgtttaaaaagaaatgtaaagaGATTGTGTTGAATTATTTAAATATTGGTCTTATCTTGAGTGACTGCATTATTCTTTTGGTAGTGTAGATTGAGTAAAACtagaaaaattgtcatttttgtctcacctgcatagcagagtgagactataggcgccgcttttccgacggcggcggcggcggcgtcaacatcaaatcttaacctgaggttaagtttttgaaatgacatcataacttagaaagtatatggacctagttcatgaaacttggccataaggttaatcaagtattactgaacatcctattagagtttcatgtcacatgaccaaggtcaaaggtcatttagggtcaatgaacttagaccatgttggaggaatcaacatcgaaatcttaacctgaggttaagtttttgaaatgtcatcataacttagaaaatatatggacctagttcatgaaacttggacataacgttaatcaagtatcactgaacatcctgcatgagtttcacgtcacatgaccaaggtcaaaggtcatttagggtcaatgaactttggccgaattgggggtatctgtagaattcccatcataactttgaaagtttatggatctgattcatgaaacttgtaaataatagtaaccaagcatcactgaacattttgtgcaagtttcaggtctcatgattaaggtcaaaggtcatttagggtcaatgaactttggccgaattgtgggtatctgttgaattaccatcataactttgaaagtttattgatctagttcattaaacttggacattaaagtaatcaagtatcactgaacatcctgtgcgcgtttcaggtcacatgaccaaggtcaaaggtcaatgaactttggccgaattgggttatctgttgaattaccatcataactttgaaagtttatggatctgattcatgaaacttgtacataagagtaatcaagtatcactgaacatcctgtgcgagtttcaggtcacatgatcaaggtcaaaggtcatgtaaggtcaatgaactttggccatgttgggtttttttgttgaataaccatcatatctctgtaagtttattggtctagttcataaaaagtggacataagagtaaccatgtatcactaaacatcttgtgcgagttagagtagttttcaaagtcagcactgctgctatattgaactgcgtgatgcaggtgagacggccagaggcattccacttgttttaaattatgaaCGGAATAGAGTAATGTAAACTCTCCATTTATCCCTGCCCACAGGTATCAAGAGTTGGTGCGGAACCTTCCTGCAGACATCAACAACGACAGACCTTGCATGGCCATCTTGGACAAACTACAGAGTCTTGGAAAGATTGAGAGTAGGAAAGCCACGCCACAGAAGTTTCTCAATGTCTTAGCTGGTCTGAGGCATTGGGAGATCTGCTCACCGGACATTAGTGCTGCCATAGAGGTGAGATTGCTGTTTGCCTTACATAATTTAACCTTACATGAAATTGGAACtgcctatatacatgtagattcacGTTTCTGCAAGACATTCTCAATTGTGATTGTTGATGCCTTACCCAATATTCATGCATATTGTTCATCCctcccatttttttcttgaaataaccATAGAACCATTTGTGAAGTGTTGCTTTCAAAAAgagtcattttcaattttatctcTCATTAGCGTTGTctttcataaaagaaaaaaatcaagaattccATTCTCTATAATTAAGGAGATACGTATAGTGTAGAAATAACACAGTCCTGTAAGTCCACAAGAGAGAATATTCACAAGCTGGCGTAACGTGTCATTTGTGTATATTGAATGCGAGAGATGGTTCTCTTTCCACACAAAGCGCTCTCTTTATGGGGTTTGACTATACATGCACGGTAATGGAAGATAgcctttttaaaatataaatcctGTGTCTGATGCTTTGCTGCATTTACCTCTATAAAGTGTTTGGTCCCTTTCTCTTGGCAATCTAAATGGTAACATAATTATCTCTTATATCTTTCACAGTTTGTTCGAGAGAAGGTTGTCGGGATGGCAGTGGAGGAATTTGAGGCATGGTACCAAGCAGAAATGCCCAACATTGCAAGATCCAAGAGTGCACCACCGGCTACCACGTCATGATCCCATCGTCGGCAGAGGGGTAAAGATTTGCACCCCTTTAGCAGCAGATCAATTCTGAGTATTAAGGTTGTACTCATGAGATTTGGTATGGAATCAGGAGATTTTGGGATATGCCACTTCATGGTTTATGTTGAGGGTAGTTCACTCTAAGGCCTGTAACTAAAGCTTAGCAATCGATCTTATGACTGAGGTGATTGATAGCACGTAACGATCAATGTGATTAGCCCCTAAAAATCAGCCGTGTGATCAAATcaaagttttgtgttacggggccatGTGAAACCGGTAGACAAGACTTGATAGGTTACGGGCAAGAGCACCAAGCCAACTTGGCATTGACATACAAGCCTTTACCAAGTTAGTAGTATATGGTCACCAGGGGTCCATTTTATAAGGAGTTGCaattgttgtaactttgccattatggcaactattAAAGTAATTAAGGTTCAGCACttaatcataatcaaggttttAATGGAAGTTACAATGATGGCAAATCTACAATAGATGCATCTTATGAAACATACCCCAGGgcctcaagtatatggaaatccatcaatgtcataattttctcttcaggaaatttgctcaatgtctTTTGTGAACAAAGGGAAGCAAACAGGATTGTCAAAAAACtgtgaatatatgaatatacataattTCTAGAACATACTTTGACCAAAAGtatattttagatgttgacattgctggctttctgTAGTTACGATAGaacggatcaattgtaactctttgtgttacagggccctGATTGTTTAAACGAGCCTGCTTACCCTCTAGAATTGTCAGCAGGTTCCACTATTTTCCACTAGTACATTAGGGGATCCTGTGTCACCAACCAGTCAATAGTATTCTGTCAGAGATGTATGAGTAGAAGTTCTCAGTATTTTCCTAGCTTCCAGTAGATAAGTagcaaaattagatttt
It encodes the following:
- the LOC121413632 gene encoding coiled-coil domain-containing protein 60-like, encoding MVKWAKLGHGVFTMIREQEELRVNAEHNERRRKEEQRKKEWQPAVVEVSDEGETDEELEKEESLSVYMNQGAESRKEVSFAFDAASTVPDNQTEQGDTTRLSTTAMMTTAMATTPSKSILSGASSPTKRRRNKRLVEPPRPYTPCHTNINIDPDGDETDKKAIFRQMCSVNWILEAMMIEPPAAMEPISKCWKIKYRDMENRSYCKTTVQRLRKEKALDTRWNAFISAEGAGHLKSRSPARGLLSTQNSGFSRTLRRLSANSTANRAASAMGQSSVDQSPLSPKAEDTASSFLEAADKLAEIPDSVSIQGGDTPGKLHRSPSVLSERTATPSSKRSGSVVNKLSKQDLEEKDKQERPRERQVSTWVASTNRKLHRSQSAPIRNQEFKPIFPSRKHLYLAKELRTQFADVTEDQALMLHDKLEAMEKKRLERSENKFQSIRTNVHISSQLALLKEAGQDKDELLAEENKRKKKLEDESKWYQELVRNLPADINNDRPCMAILDKLQSLGKIESRKATPQKFLNVLAGLRHWEICSPDISAAIEFVREKVVGMAVEEFEAWYQAEMPNIARSKSAPPATTS